TAACTTCACCGAATTTGGGATAAGAATTGACAAATTCTTATCCCGAATTCGCGTTTAAACAAGATACTTCTACCACAAATAATAACAAACATCAAGCCACCAACAATAGCAATCCCGCCTCCACCACCCATGACGCCCATCAGCAACTTATTGGTAACCGGCATTTCTACCCAAGGTGTTTTGCGTAGCACTCCATACCCACCAGCAAAGAGCAGAGCTATAATATGTAACATCTGCCCTATAGTTATCGTCATAATTGCTGCTGAAAAATATGAATTCTTCTGCTGTTTATCGTCACATAAAAGAAAGCAGAAACCCATAAAAGCTACACTGATCCCGACAATTGAACCATGATAGTGTGCAGGAATAGTAACATTCATACCTGTAATTAATATACCAATAAATCCCCCGAACAGAAATAATATACTGGAGCAAATTATGGTTGTCTTTATATAACTAACCCGACTATTAGTATTTATCCATAGTAAACTGGTGTCCGTCATTGCGAGAAGTGCATAAGCACGACGAAGCAATCCATTTCTAATCAATGTTCTAGATTGCTTCGTCGCTACTAAAGTATCTCCTCGCAATGACGGAGTAATGTTAGTCGGATTAACTGTAACTAACTCATAAAACATTACTATCAAAGACAAAACCGGTGCTATTCCTCCTCCATATTTCATTTGTTTAGTGTAATATTCTTTGAATTCAGCATCTATAATATCATATAATAAGTGTCCACTAATAGCTGCAATACTTATAACAAAATTTAAATATAATAGTGCAAGGTACAGCTTTTTAAATCTTAATTCCTTACCTATCCAAACATGGAATAACACTGTCATTACTAATATCAAAATTTGCGTGTAAATAAATTGTAATAAATGCCCGCCACTCCAAAAAAGCAATTCATAGTAAAATTCTATATCAACTGGTACAAGTTTAATAATTTCTTGTAATTGGCAATAAGACCAAATAAAACATACCCATACTAACACCCACATTATTGCAGTAGAAAGAATAGTAAAATTAATGAGGGAGTTAAAGTAAGATATTTTACAACAGTTCCATAATGTATATAAGGCAAATAACAATACAGATACACCAAACAAACTAATTCCGAGAATAAATATTATATTCTCCAGCATTGGTATGTAATTGTTCATTACGGGAAAATTTTGCCCACAAAATGGTGATAAAGCTATTAGTGCAGTAGAAATAAATGCTATTATTACACATGTTATGCTGAAAGTCATCGACTCTAAATTATAGCTCCAAACACATGCTGTAACTGACATCAACCAAACTAGGATTGATAAATTAACATGAATAACCAAAGCTGAGCGAAAAATTTCTGTATTTAGAAATAAGTTAACTAACATTGGAGTACGGAGCATTACCAATATTATTGAATACACCCCAGCAAGAGCAAGCGAAAATATACCATTTCTAAGCCAGTAAATAGCTAACTTATTACGGCTTAATTGTGGAATTATATTCTCAAGATTCATAAAGAATACTTACGAATGGTGGGTTTGAGAAGACTTGAACTTCCGACCTCACGCTTATCAGGCGTGTGCTCTAACCAGCTGAGCTACAAACCCATTAATACCCTTAGCATTTCAACTGTTAGCAGTGTCATGCATCAGATATACTTTTTTAGCTGGCTTCACTTGGGATTATAAACCCAACATACGCAGATATGTTTATTGTTTTAACTACCCTAAAGTGGTGGGCTCGCCGGGATTCGAACCCGGGACAACCTGATTAAAAGTCAAGTGCTCTACCAGCTGAGCTACGAGCCCTAAATACGCTCTCGATATCATTCCTAGCTAAAAGCGGGAATCCATGCTTAAGAGCCATGTATAATAAGCTTTACTTTATCGTTTAAAAATGTTATCTTGTCAACACTTAATTTTAGTAAATAACCTAGGGTAATTTAAAAGTCATAATCGTTAGTTGCTATAGATGCAAGTTTAACCACTACCGATGTCATCCCTGCTTTGGTGCGGGATCTATATTACTTAATAGTCTTTCAGGCTTATTTTTTTAGATTCCCGCCGTTGCTAAGAATGATGGTATGGACGAGTAAGTAAAAGAAACTTTACTTACTACCGTGATCACGAATATAATTCGGTCACATAATTATACTATTTAATAATTAAAAAGGAGTCCATACCATGAAAGATATTAACATACTAGGCATTGATTTAGCAAAAACAATTTTTCATATTGTTGCATTAAATAAAGATGGTGAAAAAATATTAGCTAAAAAATTACACAGAGAAGAATTTGAAGACTACATTTTAACAAACATTCCCAAGAATAGTTTATTGGTAATGGAAGCATGTGGCAGTTGTCATTATTGGAGCAATAAGTTTATGGAATCAGGTTTTACAGTAAAATTACTTAAACCATGTGATGTAAAAGCTTTTGCAAAAACTCGGCAAAAAAATGATACAAATGATGCTTTGGCAATAGCAAGAGCAGGAAAAGATCCGGAGTTAAAATCGGTTCGTATAAAAAATATATCACAACAAGAGATTAGTTGGTTACATAAACGTCGGCAACATATTATTAGACAAAGAGTACAATATAGTAATGGTTTAATGAGTGATTTACTTGAATTTGGTTATTACATAAAAATGAGTAAATCTAAATTTGCCCGTGAGGCATTAAATATAGTAGAAGATGCCAAAAATGCTGGTGTGATTTCAGAGAGAATGTATAAGGAAATGAAGGTAATAGCTGAAGAAATTGCTACGTTATTAATACAAGAATCAGCAATAGATAAACAGCTAATAGCAATAAATAAAGAATCTGAAACAGCTACTTTATTAAAAACAATACCAGGTATTGGAGAAATTAATGCTAATATACTAAGCATAGCAGCTTATGAAAATTATGATGATTGTCGAAGTTTTGCTGCAAGTTTGGGATTAGTGCCTAAGCAAAATAGCACAGGTGGTAAAACAAGTCTTGGATCTATCACTAAGAAAGGAGATAGATATGTTAGAACTATGCTGATACAAGGAGCAAGGTCTATTGCAATCAGAGCAAAAATACAAAAGGACCCCACTGATCATTTAGTGCTATGGGCAAAAAAATTGTTGGGAAGGATGAGCTTTAATAAGGCTGCTGTGGCAATAGCAAACAAATTAGCTAGAATAGCGTATGTATGTGTTACAAGAAAATGTGCATATGCTTGATAGTTGGTGGTGTATATAGATTTATCTGTATTTTATCTATATAAAAGAAGAAGTAAGTAAATAGGATTTAAGAGGTACGATATAAGCGAAAGTGATTGGAGATAATAAATGGGCATTCCAAAAACAAGTCCGAGATTTTATGTCAAGGCTCTAGAAGCCGTAAGAATGAGTGGATAACTCCAAGGATTGCGTGGAATGCGAAAACTATTATGGCACTAGATGCCGAATATATGACAGCTTATTTTTTTATTACTCCCGCATCATTTTTCTTATTGACTTACTTACTCGTCCATATATGACATCGAGTGCATATTAAGCACTTTTTCCTTTATCTATTAGGCTTGCAGCCCTACTTTTAAATTACCCTGAAATAACCTCGAGTATCGATGTAATAAATTAATAGTAGGCTCAAGTAATCATCGCCATTAGGGATGATGTCACCCCTACTCGCCATTATGTCATCCCTGCTTCGGTGCGGTATCTAAAACTATATAACATACCTTCTATGCTATTTTTTTAGACTCCGCACCGAAGTAGGGATGACACCCTAGGCTATTAAACCGATGTCTTACATCGAATAGAGGTTAACTAAGATAACATTAACATATATACTGCTATGATTTCAAGAGTCGGTAGACGAGAGTATAACTTCAAGAAGAGCTAGGAGTGTCAAAGTCAAGCAGCAGAGCGTACATGAGTCAATTGAGAAGACAACGCTACCTACTTATCATCAATTGACTATATCATGAACGATAGGGGCAAATTCCTTAACTACAGCTTTATAAAGCTTGCGTTTAAAGGGAATTATAATTGACAATAACTCATCAAACTTAGCCCAACGCCATTCCTCAAACTCTGGGTTACGAGTATTAATATTAATATCTTCGTTAGTACCAGTAAACCTAATTAGAAACCATTTTTGTTTTTGGCCTCGGAAATTACCATCCCATAATTTAGGTATTAAAATTTTAGGTACATCATAACTATACCAATATTTGCTTTCTGCAATAATATAACCTTTATTACAACCTATCTCTTCGAACATTTCTCTAAGGGCAGCAACACTGGGCGTTTCTCCCAAATCTATACCACCTTGAGGCATTTGCCAAGCTGGTATTTTAGTATCTATTCTTTTACCAACAAATACTCTATTAGTACTATCTATTATCATCATGCCTACACTTGGTCTATATGGCAATTCACGATAACATTTAGAAATAGTTTCATTTTTCATGATCTTAGGTTTTTATATGAAAGGTAGACTTCTTTAAGAAGAACCCTCTCATAAGCTAGTGTTACAATAAATTTAATATACCTGATTAATCTTCATTTGTGTATCTAAATTATTCTTATCACTTTATTTCTTCCGTCCTCCTTTGCTTGATACAGAGCTTTATCGGCACGTTCTATAAAATCACTAATAGATTCCCCCATTTTATATTCAGTTACTCCTATGGAGATAGTTTTCTTAATAGGATCTTTTTGCGTTTTAACTTTAAAATCGATAGACTCCACTCTTGTTCTTGCACGCTGTGCTATATACATAGCTTCGTCAATCGTTATGTCATTTAAAAGGATAGCAAATTCCTCTCCACCATATCTAGCAACCAAGTCTGTAACCCTAAAAATACTCTTCAGAACATTAGCAATGGTTTTTAGCACTATGTCTCCTGCTTGATGACCATAAGTGTCATTAACTTGCTTAAAATGATCAATATCACACATAAGTAAGCATAAAGGTCTTTTACTATCAGTAGATTTTTTTACCATTTGCTTTATGTGTGTATCAAAATAATGACGATTAAATATGCCTGTCAAACCATCTTTGATCGACAAATTTACGCTTAACTCTAAATCATTGCGTAAAGTATCTTGGTAATGTTTTCTTTTCAATTGAGTTCTGATTCTAGCTAATAGCTCGTTTTTATCTACTGGGTATGTAAAATAATCATTAATACCCAGCTCTAAACCTTTGATAACTATCGATGTATTTTCTTCTTCAGCTTGTAATATGAGTACCGTATCGTGGAATTTAGCATCAGACCGTAACATCACGCTTATTCTTAAAGGATCTCCTTGCTCTAATTGGCAGCTGATAATTACTAAATCCGGGGTATATTCGGTATCTTTCTCCAATTCATTGATATCAGATATTATTTTGATATTGGGGGTAAGGCTTAGAAGCATTTTATTTATGTTTCTTGCCTGCACTATATCATCGTTAATTAAAAGTATTTTACTATCTGAAAAATTATCTTTTATCTCTATAACGTCACCACCTAATTCAGCATTAGTAGTGTTTCTAAGTTTGAGTTCATCAATAACCGCCTTCATTCTAGCAAGAGATCTTACCCTTGCAAAAAGAGCAGTGTCATCAATAGGTTTGGTTAAGAATTCATCAGCTCCAGCTTCAAGACCTTTTATGCGATCCTCAGTATCAGAAAGGGCCGTAACCATAATAACTGGTATATGAATAGTGTAAGGATTAGACTTAATTCGTTTGCAGGTTTCAAATCCATCTATATTAGGCATCATGGCGTCAAGTAATACAATATCAATTCTATTAAGGGCAAGAACATCCAATGCATCTTTGCCGTTACTGGCAGTAAAGACTGTGTAATATTCTCCTAAAAGTTTAGCTTCCAGTAATTTAACATTTGATTCTATATCATCAACTACTAGTACATTGGCTGTCATAAAGTAATATATTTTTCTATAGACTCTTCAAATCCTTACACGTAAGTAAATTTTGTAATAGGTCTCATGTTTTTTGGAAAAAGTTTTTTTTATTTTAGCATAATTTTTCATAGCACTAAGTAATATTACTCTAATAATTTGAAGAATTGGAAGGGGTGAGCATGCGAATGCTTTTATTTTCCCCATATTTGTCTGCTATAGTACCAAGTATTGGCCAAATATACTATAATATTCTTTTTTTAACATATATACGCGAAAG
Above is a genomic segment from Candidatus Tisiphia endosymbiont of Nedyus quadrimaculatus containing:
- a CDS encoding PleD family two-component system response regulator — its product is MTANVLVVDDIESNVKLLEAKLLGEYYTVFTASNGKDALDVLALNRIDIVLLDAMMPNIDGFETCKRIKSNPYTIHIPVIMVTALSDTEDRIKGLEAGADEFLTKPIDDTALFARVRSLARMKAVIDELKLRNTTNAELGGDVIEIKDNFSDSKILLINDDIVQARNINKMLLSLTPNIKIISDINELEKDTEYTPDLVIISCQLEQGDPLRISVMLRSDAKFHDTVLILQAEEENTSIVIKGLELGINDYFTYPVDKNELLARIRTQLKRKHYQDTLRNDLELSVNLSIKDGLTGIFNRHYFDTHIKQMVKKSTDSKRPLCLLMCDIDHFKQVNDTYGHQAGDIVLKTIANVLKSIFRVTDLVARYGGEEFAILLNDITIDEAMYIAQRARTRVESIDFKVKTQKDPIKKTISIGVTEYKMGESISDFIERADKALYQAKEDGRNKVIRII
- a CDS encoding IS110 family transposase, which produces MKDINILGIDLAKTIFHIVALNKDGEKILAKKLHREEFEDYILTNIPKNSLLVMEACGSCHYWSNKFMESGFTVKLLKPCDVKAFAKTRQKNDTNDALAIARAGKDPELKSVRIKNISQQEISWLHKRRQHIIRQRVQYSNGLMSDLLEFGYYIKMSKSKFAREALNIVEDAKNAGVISERMYKEMKVIAEEIATLLIQESAIDKQLIAINKESETATLLKTIPGIGEINANILSIAAYENYDDCRSFAASLGLVPKQNSTGGKTSLGSITKKGDRYVRTMLIQGARSIAIRAKIQKDPTDHLVLWAKKLLGRMSFNKAAVAIANKLARIAYVCVTRKCAYA
- a CDS encoding RNA pyrophosphohydrolase — translated: MKNETISKCYRELPYRPSVGMMIIDSTNRVFVGKRIDTKIPAWQMPQGGIDLGETPSVAALREMFEEIGCNKGYIIAESKYWYSYDVPKILIPKLWDGNFRGQKQKWFLIRFTGTNEDININTRNPEFEEWRWAKFDELLSIIIPFKRKLYKAVVKEFAPIVHDIVN